One window of the Dermacentor andersoni chromosome 10, qqDerAnde1_hic_scaffold, whole genome shotgun sequence genome contains the following:
- the LOC126544966 gene encoding uncharacterized protein, producing MGSCVSALSSVGGDRSRRERTFQVWNLDEQGAEVSPGKIEVNANDLVLYQRGRPPVRWPLRGLRRYGFDAHLFSFESGRRCPTGSGIYAFKCHRAEALFNALQECIQNSGAASAMTTTISSSATATDQQQPVPSSSVVPLTSQRNDIIFPPPISNGPTVDSSGYLEPISLGSLRPPTTTQSNAAAITTATVTAQSLPQHVQHSYVNSCAQCGQPHPPPCVDINTNYAKLDDLLRQEAVVKQRDSNHFYVNVNPMPLGQQQQHQQPPPSQTHSYANLSCPASPERAVPSSAAASSSTAAAAGLVNNGGLADEVNYVVLDLDHQSDSSTSAVSPVATAAPVVGTTAVAPSGATAALAPPGSQPTSPIRTPEGYATIDFDRTAALSNSANPSAHHHDDSVRKTRHNSNAVPVLC from the exons GTGTGGAACCTGGACGAGCAGGGCGCCGAGGTGAGCCCGGGCAAGATCGAGGTGAACGCGAACGACCTGGTGCTATACCAGCGTGGCCGGCCACCTGTGCGGTGGCCCTTGCGCGGTCTGCGCCGCTACGGCTTCGACGCGCACCTCTTCTCCTTCGAGAGCGGCCGCCGCTGCCCCACGGGATCGGGCATCTACGCCTTCAAGTGCCACCGCGCAGAGGCGCTCTTCAACGCTCTGCAG GAGTGCATCCAGAACTCGGGCGCCGCGTCCGCCATGACGACGACCATCAGCAGTTCAGCAACGGCCACCGACCAGCAGCAGCCGGTGCCATCTTCCAGCGTGGTCCCGCTGACGAGCCAGAGGAACGACATCATCTTTCCCCCGCCTATCAGCAACGGCCCCACAGTCGACTCGTCGGGTTACCTTGAACCCATCTCTCTGGGTTCCCTGCGTCCTCCCACAACTACGCAGTCAAACGCAGCCGCCATTACGACGGCCACTGTGACAGCGCAGAGCCTGCCACAACACGTTCAGCATTCCTACGTCAACTCGTGCGCCCAGTGCGGCCAGCCGCACCCGCCACCCTGCGTTGACATCAACACTAACTACGCCAAGCTGGATGACCTACTCAGACAGGAGGCAGTCGTCAAGCAGAGAGACAGCAACCACTTCTACGTCAACGTAAACCCCATGCCCTTgggtcagcagcagcagcaccaacaacCGCCGCCATCACAGACGCACTCGTACGCAAACCTGAGCTGTCCGGCATCCCCCGAGCGCGCTGtgccatcatcagcagcagcgtcatcatcaacagcagcagcagctggccTCGTCAATAACGGCGGGTTGGCAGACGAGGTCAATTACGTGGTGCTCGACCTGGACCACCAGAGCGACTCGAGCACGAGTGCCGTGTCACCCGTGGCAACCGCAGCGCCCGTGGTAGGCACGACGGCGGTGGCGCCAAGTGGCGCCACTGCGGCACTGGCGCCACCGGGCTCGCAGCCCACGTCGCCCATACGCACGCCCGAGGGCTATGCGACTATCGACTTCGACCGGACGGCCGCACTGTCCAACTCGGCCAACCCGAGTGCACACCACCACGATGACAGCGTGCGCAAGACTCGCCACAACAGCAACGCAGTGCCCGTGCTGTGCTGA